The following coding sequences lie in one Alicyclobacillus curvatus genomic window:
- a CDS encoding ATP-binding protein: MLCRTGIGKTFIACALGTSACRLGLRVRYYRLSRLFQEMFVARGDGSYSKMVKALLKVDLLILDDWGLAQMSAQESRDLLDVMDDRFSTHSTCIISQIPVEHWHQQFVDSTVADAILDRLVHNAHQLNLRGESMRKVTSNLSKTEESGK, translated from the coding sequence GTGCTGTGTCGTACCGGTATTGGTAAGACATTCATCGCTTGCGCCCTGGGTACATCAGCTTGCCGTTTAGGATTGAGAGTACGATACTACCGACTTTCTCGTCTGTTCCAGGAAATGTTTGTCGCTCGAGGAGATGGATCGTACTCGAAGATGGTAAAAGCATTGCTAAAAGTCGACTTACTGATTCTTGACGATTGGGGGTTGGCTCAAATGTCTGCACAAGAGAGCCGTGACCTACTGGACGTCATGGACGACCGCTTCTCAACACACTCGACCTGTATTATCAGCCAAATTCCTGTTGAACACTGGCATCAGCAATTCGTTGACTCGACGGTCGCAGATGCGATTCTTGACCGCCTCGTACACAATGCTCACCAACTAAATTTGAGAGGAGAATCCATGCGGAAAGTTACAAGTAACTTGTCAAAAACCGAGGAGTCTGGTAAGTAG
- a CDS encoding recombinase family protein, whose translation MSQVLGHLESQQRQYELVERAKTLGWVAPQILVIDQDLGQSGADGGRAGFKQLVADVGLGDVGIILGLEVSRLARNNADWYHLLDLCAMCNTLIADSDGVYDPSSYNDRLLLGLKGTMSEAELHLIRSRMQGGLLHKAQKGELKTWLPAGYEYDDDDKVVVARNEAIVTAIQLVFQQFLVLKTARRVLTWFRAEEIQVPVMHPSKGLTWKLPTYKTIHGILTNPIYAGTFVFGRTKYEKSIGPDGRLQVKARQVAREEWPIVIHDHHEPYISWDTFVTNQELLRRNFKGPRNSGSPQQGAALLQGLLVCGKCGRRMLVSYGGKGGNVQRYICGQAQRMQGAEHVCQGLGGKRLDQHVARLFLDTVTPARLAIIGEAMEQAEMRHVAEEKLLEKQLEKALYDAERAKRQYDRVEPENRLVARTMEKAWERGLREVQRVQKLLEERRDRKHNPLTAEEKSRIHALGRGLKRVWNSPQTTNRDRKELLRTLIRSIVVLVDQEQRVARCTVQWEGGAVTHFTSPLNKVGHHGNSTEEETVDLVRRLALHYPDDVIARILVRQHIRTGKGNNFNAGRVCSLRNHYNIPVFSGHSNTSETENMYTVAQAADELSVSTATVLRWLREGFIQGQQVAQGAPWQIEITDHLRERLVNEPSVDWVELRVAADRLNCTRQTVLNRMRSGLLPAVYVQNGKRRGYRFHVPLAPTEVPFL comes from the coding sequence ATGTCGCAGGTTCTTGGCCATTTAGAAAGCCAGCAAAGACAATATGAGTTAGTTGAACGTGCTAAGACCTTAGGCTGGGTAGCACCACAGATTCTAGTTATAGACCAGGACCTAGGGCAGAGTGGTGCGGACGGAGGACGTGCCGGATTCAAGCAGCTCGTTGCAGACGTCGGACTCGGTGATGTTGGTATCATTCTTGGACTCGAAGTCTCTCGTCTTGCCCGGAACAATGCGGATTGGTACCACTTGTTGGACCTATGTGCAATGTGTAATACACTGATCGCTGATTCGGATGGAGTCTACGATCCTTCGTCGTACAATGATCGGTTGCTACTAGGGTTAAAGGGAACGATGAGTGAGGCTGAACTGCATCTCATTCGCAGTCGGATGCAAGGTGGTTTATTGCATAAAGCTCAGAAGGGGGAACTCAAAACTTGGCTGCCGGCTGGCTATGAGTATGATGACGATGACAAAGTGGTGGTTGCGCGTAATGAAGCGATTGTGACAGCCATCCAACTGGTCTTTCAACAATTTCTTGTACTGAAAACGGCCAGACGGGTGCTCACCTGGTTTCGGGCCGAAGAAATTCAAGTTCCTGTCATGCACCCAAGTAAGGGCCTAACATGGAAACTCCCCACTTATAAAACGATCCACGGGATCCTGACCAATCCTATATACGCTGGCACTTTTGTGTTCGGTAGAACTAAATATGAAAAGTCTATAGGGCCAGACGGTCGGCTTCAGGTGAAAGCCAGGCAGGTGGCCCGCGAGGAATGGCCCATTGTAATTCACGATCATCATGAGCCCTATATTTCTTGGGATACCTTTGTTACCAACCAGGAACTCCTACGTCGGAACTTTAAAGGCCCCCGGAACTCAGGTTCCCCCCAGCAGGGAGCGGCCTTACTTCAGGGGCTGCTAGTTTGCGGAAAGTGTGGCCGCAGGATGTTGGTTTCTTATGGCGGTAAAGGTGGCAACGTGCAGAGATATATTTGTGGCCAAGCACAAAGAATGCAAGGGGCCGAGCATGTCTGTCAAGGACTTGGCGGAAAGCGCTTGGACCAGCACGTTGCTCGCCTTTTTCTTGACACCGTAACACCCGCCAGATTAGCAATTATTGGTGAAGCAATGGAGCAGGCCGAAATGAGACATGTTGCTGAGGAAAAACTTCTTGAGAAGCAACTTGAAAAGGCTCTTTACGATGCTGAACGTGCCAAACGGCAATACGATCGAGTTGAGCCGGAAAACAGACTGGTTGCTCGTACGATGGAAAAAGCTTGGGAGCGAGGGTTGCGTGAAGTGCAACGCGTACAAAAGCTGCTTGAGGAGCGTCGGGACCGCAAACATAATCCCTTAACTGCCGAAGAAAAGAGTCGGATACATGCTCTGGGAAGGGGGCTGAAAAGGGTCTGGAATTCACCACAAACTACCAATAGGGATCGAAAGGAACTCCTTAGAACACTCATTAGGAGCATCGTAGTTCTTGTTGATCAAGAGCAGCGTGTGGCCCGTTGCACGGTTCAATGGGAGGGCGGTGCTGTCACGCATTTTACCAGCCCACTCAATAAGGTCGGGCATCACGGAAATTCTACAGAAGAGGAGACGGTCGACCTTGTTCGACGTTTAGCGCTTCATTACCCTGATGATGTGATTGCACGGATTTTGGTACGTCAACACATTCGCACTGGAAAGGGTAACAATTTCAACGCGGGCCGAGTCTGTTCACTCAGAAATCACTATAACATTCCCGTCTTCTCCGGCCATTCAAACACGTCCGAGACTGAAAACATGTATACCGTAGCCCAGGCTGCTGACGAACTAAGCGTGAGTACTGCTACCGTGCTGAGATGGTTGCGAGAGGGTTTCATTCAAGGGCAGCAAGTTGCCCAGGGGGCTCCTTGGCAGATTGAAATTACCGACCATCTACGGGAACGGCTGGTGAACGAGCCATCTGTGGATTGGGTTGAGTTAAGAGTAGCTGCGGATCGTCTGAACTGTACGAGACAGACCGTATTGAATCGCATGCGCAGTGGACTGTTGCCCGCTGTCTATGTTCAAAATGGTAAGCGAAGGGGATACCGATTTCATGTTCCGCTAGCGCCGACAGAAGTGCCCTTTCTCTGA
- a CDS encoding ATP-binding protein has product MLNNQTIQILREMRLPGMADAYAHQLQTPNLSELTFEERFGMLVDAEYTARQNHRLTRLLREAHLKVQAHPEDIDYHQARGVDQGLLRSLFTGQWIASHHNLILTGPTGPVSWYSSSLFGHSKGLIPSELQLNFTVFV; this is encoded by the coding sequence GTGCTCAACAATCAAACCATACAGATTTTGCGTGAGATGCGACTACCAGGCATGGCAGATGCCTACGCTCATCAACTTCAAACACCTAATCTCTCTGAGCTGACCTTTGAAGAGAGATTTGGCATGCTTGTTGACGCAGAGTACACTGCACGCCAGAATCACCGACTCACAAGACTGCTCCGGGAAGCCCATCTAAAGGTTCAAGCACACCCAGAAGACATTGACTATCATCAGGCACGCGGAGTCGACCAAGGATTACTCCGCAGCCTCTTCACCGGACAGTGGATCGCCTCTCATCATAATCTTATTCTGACCGGCCCGACAGGTCCTGTGTCATGGTACTCCTCCTCGCTATTTGGCCACTCGAAAGGTCTAATCCCCAGTGAATTGCAGCTAAATTTCACCGTCTTCGTGTAA
- the istA gene encoding IS21 family transposase, with protein sequence MRKIKEVLRLYHDVHLSERAISRSVNLSRDTVSRILGGFSEVGLSWPLTPDIDDPKLETLLFPNPQGRPKNCEEPDWNYIHLEYKKKGVTLQLLWEEYKAEHQDGYQYSQFCERYRQWKKTLQISMRQEHRAGEKMFVDYAGPTVPYIDLETGEVLQAQIFVAVLGATSYTFVEAQPSQALASFIGGHVHAFEFFGGVPQLIVPDNLKSAVLQPDRYEPIPNASYHEMAAHYGTAILPARPRKPKDKPHAEAGVLLAERWILAVLRNRRFFSIDEINQAIRPLVTKLNEKPFQKLEGSRRSLFERIDQPALRPLPTSRYEFAVWRKVKANIDYHVEASKSYYSVPYQLVGKELEVRLTQSVVEIFHRGTRVASHPRTYKKGKYVTEPAHRPKSHQKHVEWSPSRLIDWGKSIGPNTGELVKQLIESRPHPEQGYRSCLGLIRLSESYPRERFENAARRALALNSYSYKTVKSILKSNVDQCTLPLDMSEAPPITHENIRGPEYYSNPLSARKDLIN encoded by the coding sequence ATGCGAAAAATCAAGGAAGTACTCAGGCTGTATCACGACGTTCATCTCAGTGAACGGGCCATCAGTCGAAGTGTCAATTTGTCACGGGACACGGTGTCGAGGATTCTTGGTGGGTTTAGTGAGGTCGGATTATCATGGCCACTGACCCCTGACATCGACGACCCAAAGTTAGAAACACTGTTGTTTCCCAACCCCCAGGGTCGCCCCAAGAACTGCGAGGAACCCGACTGGAACTACATTCATCTTGAGTACAAGAAGAAAGGTGTCACACTGCAACTACTGTGGGAGGAGTATAAGGCAGAGCACCAGGATGGATACCAGTACAGCCAGTTCTGTGAACGCTATCGACAGTGGAAGAAGACACTTCAGATTTCCATGCGGCAAGAGCATCGCGCGGGAGAGAAAATGTTTGTAGACTACGCAGGTCCGACAGTTCCGTACATTGACTTGGAAACCGGGGAGGTCCTACAAGCACAAATATTTGTGGCAGTGCTAGGTGCCACTAGTTATACCTTTGTGGAAGCACAACCGTCGCAAGCTCTAGCTTCATTTATCGGTGGACATGTGCACGCCTTTGAGTTTTTTGGAGGTGTTCCGCAACTCATTGTTCCAGACAACCTCAAATCCGCGGTGTTGCAACCAGACCGTTACGAACCTATTCCCAACGCGTCATACCATGAGATGGCAGCTCATTACGGTACAGCCATCCTGCCAGCTCGCCCCAGAAAACCAAAGGACAAGCCCCATGCGGAAGCAGGGGTATTACTTGCTGAACGCTGGATCCTAGCGGTCTTACGGAACCGGCGCTTCTTCAGCATAGACGAGATTAATCAAGCCATTCGTCCGTTAGTTACCAAGCTCAATGAGAAGCCGTTTCAGAAGCTGGAGGGCTCACGCAGGTCCCTGTTTGAGCGCATTGACCAGCCAGCCCTCCGACCGCTTCCTACCTCCCGGTATGAGTTCGCCGTGTGGCGAAAGGTGAAGGCAAACATAGACTACCACGTAGAAGCAAGCAAGTCCTACTACAGTGTTCCATATCAACTGGTCGGCAAGGAACTAGAGGTTCGGCTCACCCAGAGTGTCGTGGAAATCTTTCACCGAGGAACACGAGTTGCTAGTCACCCTAGAACGTACAAAAAAGGGAAATACGTCACCGAGCCTGCACACCGCCCGAAGTCTCATCAAAAGCACGTAGAGTGGTCACCCTCCCGGCTCATTGACTGGGGCAAGAGCATCGGTCCGAACACTGGGGAGCTCGTAAAGCAGCTTATCGAAAGCCGTCCGCACCCTGAACAAGGATATCGCTCGTGTCTGGGCCTCATTCGTCTCAGCGAGAGTTACCCAAGAGAGCGCTTTGAGAATGCAGCAAGGCGGGCACTGGCTCTAAATTCGTATTCTTACAAGACCGTAAAATCAATTCTCAAGTCAAACGTTGACCAGTGCACTCTGCCCTTGGATATGTCTGAAGCTCCGCCCATTACGCACGAGAATATCCGTGGACCTGAATACTACAGCAATCCGTTAAGTGCGAGAAAAGACCTTATCAACTAA
- a CDS encoding restriction endonuclease, translated as MTRQRRRRVSKKESMGVLLLVILLFVIRYPALLLLGILLLALVVAGWIFVRSQKTSRLKRSGIGDIDKMEGVKFEQYLGVLFSALGYKVRVTKASGDFGADLILQKDGKRILVQAKRYDKPVGVKAIQEVSTALAYYGGSEAWVVTNNTYTSAAVSLARSNHVSLIDRQSLIRMILKVQKQPQRGSEAEGSDNLAEVENETVT; from the coding sequence GTGACAAGACAAAGGCGTAGACGTGTCAGCAAGAAAGAGAGCATGGGAGTGTTGTTACTTGTCATCTTGCTGTTTGTCATCAGGTATCCAGCGTTGCTACTGTTGGGTATATTGCTTTTGGCTCTCGTTGTCGCAGGTTGGATTTTCGTCCGTAGTCAGAAAACCAGCAGGTTAAAGCGGTCAGGCATCGGCGACATTGACAAAATGGAAGGAGTGAAGTTCGAGCAATACTTGGGAGTGTTATTCAGTGCGCTTGGATATAAGGTTCGTGTCACGAAGGCATCTGGCGACTTTGGTGCTGATTTGATTCTACAGAAGGACGGGAAACGTATCCTTGTCCAAGCTAAACGGTACGACAAACCAGTTGGCGTGAAGGCTATTCAAGAAGTCAGCACTGCATTGGCATACTACGGTGGATCTGAAGCATGGGTTGTAACGAACAATACCTACACAAGCGCGGCAGTGTCACTTGCACGTTCGAACCACGTATCCTTAATTGATCGGCAAAGCTTGATAAGGATGATTTTGAAGGTGCAGAAACAACCGCAACGTGGCTCAGAGGCTGAAGGTAGTGATAACCTTGCTGAAGTTGAAAACGAAACAGTAACGTAA
- a CDS encoding IS110 family transposase: MAKNVNAKIQRITEGTLVVGVDIAKHTHVARSVDWRGIELGKPLTFENTRTGLENLEKWLEELKRSHSKDDVLIGMEPTGHYWMALAQYLRERGIRVVHVNPSHVKKSKELDDNSPTKNDVKDALTIARLVKDGRYAEPIIPTDVYAELRTGMNQRERLMEDTQRVRGRIHNWLDRFFPEFVPSVFSDWGGKAALAVLHKIWLPVDISSMAPEDVVHMWREADIKRGVGLKAAKKLINAAQGSIGLREGLTMARQELQILLSQYDLIQEQLDQLEGQIAELLAKIPGAPQMLRIPGLGLSTVAGFLAEVGNLSLFTSWHQIRKLAGLNLKEDSSGLHKGQTVISKRGRARLRALLYRGVFFLVATNSEFKLLHQHYKKRVDNPLKPKQSLVALCGKLIRILYTIGTRHVDYDPIRALGPAYKTLTNQVA; this comes from the coding sequence ATGGCAAAGAATGTGAATGCTAAGATTCAGCGCATCACGGAGGGAACACTTGTTGTCGGTGTTGACATCGCCAAGCATACGCATGTGGCAAGAAGCGTTGATTGGCGAGGCATCGAGCTTGGCAAGCCCCTCACCTTCGAGAATACCAGGACTGGGCTTGAGAATCTAGAGAAATGGTTGGAAGAGTTGAAGCGTTCTCACAGCAAGGACGATGTGTTAATAGGCATGGAGCCAACGGGCCATTATTGGATGGCGCTCGCTCAGTATCTGCGAGAACGTGGTATTCGGGTGGTTCACGTGAATCCGTCACACGTCAAGAAGAGTAAGGAACTGGATGACAACTCACCGACGAAGAATGACGTCAAGGATGCGCTCACCATTGCCCGTCTGGTCAAAGACGGTCGTTACGCGGAGCCTATCATTCCAACCGATGTGTACGCCGAACTGCGGACTGGCATGAACCAACGAGAGCGCCTCATGGAGGATACGCAGCGAGTCAGGGGACGTATCCATAACTGGCTGGATCGATTCTTCCCGGAGTTCGTGCCGAGCGTGTTCAGTGACTGGGGTGGCAAAGCTGCACTGGCCGTATTGCATAAAATATGGCTGCCTGTGGATATCTCCAGTATGGCACCAGAGGATGTTGTCCACATGTGGAGGGAGGCGGATATCAAGCGCGGTGTGGGGTTAAAGGCGGCAAAGAAGCTTATCAATGCCGCACAGGGCTCCATCGGGCTGCGAGAAGGGTTGACTATGGCACGTCAGGAACTGCAGATCCTGTTGAGTCAATACGACCTGATTCAAGAACAATTGGACCAGTTGGAGGGACAGATTGCCGAACTATTGGCGAAGATTCCAGGAGCGCCGCAAATGTTGAGAATACCCGGTCTCGGGTTATCCACAGTCGCCGGATTCCTGGCCGAAGTCGGAAACCTGTCGTTATTCACAAGCTGGCACCAGATTCGCAAGTTGGCTGGGCTTAACCTGAAAGAAGACAGTTCCGGCCTGCATAAGGGCCAGACGGTCATCAGTAAGCGAGGTAGAGCACGACTGCGAGCATTGCTCTATCGAGGCGTATTTTTCCTGGTCGCAACGAACTCAGAGTTCAAGCTGCTGCACCAGCACTACAAAAAGCGTGTGGATAACCCGCTCAAGCCAAAACAGTCGCTCGTTGCTCTCTGTGGAAAACTGATACGTATTCTGTACACGATAGGTACACGGCATGTGGATTACGATCCCATCCGAGCCCTTGGGCCGGCCTACAAGACGCTCACGAACCAGGTTGCTTGA
- a CDS encoding DUF262 domain-containing protein: MREEDRTVEWNDDETDSQDDDFLLEGDDEDEPNGVLLSEKELIEKYASGQLRIVRSTMDFTLHNLRQVISDKSYLNISPSYQRRNRWDRRKRSLLIESFLLNIPVPPIYLYERDYNSYEVMDGLQRLQTINDFIDNKFRLIGLEFWSELNGKKYDELPDVLRKGLLRRTLSAIVLLAESSRPEDSDVDVRMVLFRRLNTGGIQLNAQELRNALYPGHFNDMLLRVSRSSIFTDIWGIPPRTIDEDENPPERLLRNRLYRTMGDCEIVLRFFAIRETIVGDLKGGFRRLLDTCMVRHQKDSITAVDSLEELFNHCITGLRDIFEGQPFILPRTNRPSLPLFDALMVAYSLVSNTEEISKDYQAVQERLMTYAMDEDNYAILTGKGNTTSAIKERVSLAKKILVGDSQ; this comes from the coding sequence TTGCGAGAAGAAGACAGGACTGTTGAGTGGAACGATGATGAAACGGATTCTCAGGACGATGATTTCCTATTAGAAGGTGACGATGAGGATGAACCGAATGGCGTTCTATTAAGCGAAAAAGAATTGATTGAAAAGTATGCGAGCGGTCAATTGAGAATTGTTCGATCCACTATGGACTTTACACTTCATAACTTGCGACAGGTGATAAGTGACAAATCATATTTGAATATTTCCCCATCATATCAGCGACGCAATCGTTGGGACAGAAGAAAGCGGTCATTGCTGATAGAATCATTTTTGTTGAATATCCCAGTTCCACCTATTTATTTATACGAAAGGGATTACAACAGCTATGAAGTTATGGATGGGTTGCAACGTTTACAAACGATCAACGATTTTATCGACAACAAGTTTCGACTGATTGGACTGGAGTTCTGGAGTGAGTTGAATGGCAAGAAGTACGATGAATTACCTGATGTTCTCCGCAAAGGACTTTTGCGACGGACTCTGTCGGCAATAGTGCTTCTCGCTGAATCATCACGACCTGAAGATTCGGATGTGGATGTGCGTATGGTGTTGTTTCGCAGGTTGAATACAGGTGGTATTCAGCTAAACGCCCAAGAATTGAGAAATGCACTGTACCCTGGACATTTTAATGACATGCTATTAAGGGTATCTAGATCTTCGATATTTACTGACATATGGGGTATTCCGCCAAGGACGATTGATGAAGATGAAAATCCGCCTGAACGGCTGTTGCGAAACCGTCTGTATAGAACGATGGGCGACTGTGAAATCGTGCTTCGCTTTTTTGCTATTAGAGAAACCATTGTCGGAGATTTGAAAGGTGGGTTCAGGCGGCTACTTGATACCTGCATGGTAAGACATCAAAAGGACAGCATCACGGCCGTCGATTCTTTGGAGGAATTGTTTAACCATTGTATTACTGGGCTTAGAGACATTTTTGAAGGTCAGCCCTTTATATTACCTCGAACAAATCGACCGAGTTTACCGTTGTTTGATGCCTTAATGGTCGCCTACTCTCTCGTATCTAATACAGAAGAGATAAGTAAAGACTATCAAGCAGTGCAGGAACGTCTCATGACGTACGCCATGGACGAAGATAATTATGCGATCCTTACTGGGAAAGGGAATACAACTTCAGCCATCAAGGAGCGGGTTAGTCTTGCGAAAAAAATCCTAGTGGGGGATTCGCAGTGA
- a CDS encoding recombinase family protein produces the protein MKYGYARVSTVHQDLESQIQALTNEGCDEIYSEKVTGTKADRPKFQEVLSKLQGGDTLVVTKLDRFARSTVDAIKTVKELFGRGIKVHVLNMGLVEDTPTGRLILTIMSGFAEFERDMIVERTQEGKALAKQRDDFREGRPKKYSKKQMEHALSLLDMYSYKHVEDLTGISKSTLIRAKKEQK, from the coding sequence ATGAAATATGGCTATGCGAGAGTGTCTACTGTACATCAGGATCTAGAATCGCAAATCCAGGCATTGACTAACGAGGGATGCGACGAAATATATTCCGAGAAGGTTACTGGAACAAAAGCAGATCGCCCAAAATTCCAAGAAGTGCTGTCAAAGTTACAAGGGGGCGACACACTGGTTGTTACGAAACTAGACCGCTTCGCACGTTCCACAGTTGATGCTATTAAGACGGTCAAGGAGTTGTTTGGACGGGGAATCAAGGTGCATGTACTGAACATGGGACTGGTCGAAGATACACCAACAGGTAGATTGATTCTCACGATAATGAGTGGATTTGCTGAGTTTGAACGAGACATGATCGTGGAACGTACCCAAGAAGGCAAGGCACTTGCAAAACAACGTGATGATTTTAGGGAAGGTAGACCAAAAAAATACAGTAAGAAGCAGATGGAACATGCTTTGAGTTTGCTGGACATGTACTCTTACAAGCATGTCGAGGATTTAACTGGTATCTCGAAGTCAACGCTGATACGTGCCAAGAAGGAACAGAAATAA
- a CDS encoding ATP-binding protein, giving the protein MSLDKGIKEEFAKFVEEPSRDKLKNILQGTLGEEDFLDFKEQWIDKSSKLARHILALANSGGGCVVFGVKQLHDGTILAEGIDELKDKAKIHDGVSKFLPDTLDYHVYDFQYQDSDYATIIGRKFQVLLVESDSQHQPYLCKHDGDGLHSGFIYIRQGTESVIANHEVVQKIINKRLETGYSTAAEVSLAEHLEQLKLLYKQINQNLHPLLEMEALFLKPKPNPRYPVEDYEGFVLRAIDLKKKIIERLLGV; this is encoded by the coding sequence GTGTCTTTAGACAAGGGAATCAAAGAGGAATTCGCCAAGTTCGTTGAAGAACCAAGCAGAGATAAACTCAAGAATATCTTACAAGGAACCCTTGGTGAGGAAGACTTTTTAGACTTTAAGGAACAATGGATTGATAAGTCATCAAAACTTGCAAGGCACATCCTCGCTCTGGCTAATTCTGGTGGTGGCTGTGTGGTATTTGGCGTAAAACAGCTACATGACGGTACAATACTCGCAGAAGGCATTGACGAACTAAAGGACAAAGCCAAAATCCACGATGGGGTGAGTAAATTCCTCCCTGATACTTTAGATTATCACGTTTACGATTTCCAGTATCAAGACAGTGATTATGCCACAATAATAGGACGCAAATTCCAAGTGCTGCTTGTCGAATCCGACTCCCAACATCAACCGTATTTATGTAAACACGATGGTGATGGATTACATAGTGGATTCATTTACATTCGACAGGGTACAGAATCAGTCATTGCAAATCATGAAGTCGTACAGAAGATTATAAATAAACGTCTGGAGACTGGTTATTCTACCGCTGCAGAAGTCAGCCTAGCAGAACATCTTGAGCAATTAAAGTTGCTATATAAACAAATTAACCAAAACCTTCATCCTTTACTGGAAATGGAAGCCCTTTTCCTCAAACCCAAACCTAATCCTCGCTATCCTGTTGAAGATTATGAAGGGTTTGTGCTTCGTGCCATCGATTTAAAGAAGAAAATAATAGAAAGATTACTAGGAGTCTAG
- a CDS encoding DUF4935 domain-containing protein, translated as MGYVIILDANAIIAAGYRINSSPTIKPFITSGDNKIVIPSVVRDEVLNNYTRDNEDFLQNRDALQSMARRLGVRINIDADVQRDFPHDFDSEIRELGVDIIDISQADIALILRKAQNVEKPFKKKHQGNNRYKEAGGVKDVIIWSLILSYLENKRDEKIVLVTQDSDFLNRETGSLYDDLVTDLTTVGVSKERLTVLHSMKDLVTRIIEPSLPNDAFILSSIKQSLESNGSYLEFKTEDILDMNPEEFRSAIHEAIDSRLGDDRSVTVDYVEQTTAPHLRDIRMLEENLAYLSFTTTLKADFDYLIASDEYYVMDDETRRYLTVLDDEWNDWTLLVQETWYFDAEYEATIDVSTGELQELVLSNDLTIQTEDEYGSSRS; from the coding sequence ATGGGATACGTGATCATCCTTGACGCGAATGCAATTATCGCAGCAGGATATCGGATTAACTCATCCCCAACGATCAAACCATTTATAACAAGCGGAGACAACAAAATCGTCATCCCATCAGTTGTTAGAGATGAAGTCTTAAACAACTACACACGGGACAATGAGGACTTTCTCCAGAATAGAGACGCTTTGCAATCAATGGCACGTAGGCTTGGTGTCCGAATCAATATTGATGCAGACGTTCAGCGAGATTTTCCTCATGACTTCGACTCTGAAATCCGCGAACTGGGTGTGGATATAATTGACATTAGTCAAGCTGATATAGCTTTAATTCTTAGGAAAGCCCAAAACGTGGAGAAGCCCTTCAAGAAAAAGCATCAAGGCAACAATAGATACAAAGAAGCAGGTGGTGTCAAAGATGTCATCATATGGAGTTTGATTCTGTCATACTTGGAAAATAAACGTGATGAAAAGATTGTCCTAGTGACTCAGGACTCTGACTTCCTGAACAGAGAGACTGGCTCACTCTACGATGACCTGGTTACAGATCTTACTACAGTTGGTGTTTCTAAGGAGCGTCTAACGGTCCTTCACAGTATGAAGGACCTAGTTACAAGAATCATAGAGCCATCGCTTCCGAATGATGCGTTCATATTGTCATCCATAAAACAATCCCTTGAATCCAACGGTTCATATTTGGAGTTTAAGACAGAGGACATATTGGACATGAATCCCGAAGAATTTCGTTCTGCAATCCATGAAGCAATCGACAGCAGGTTAGGAGACGACAGAAGCGTTACTGTCGATTATGTCGAACAAACCACCGCGCCACACCTACGAGACATCAGGATGCTGGAAGAAAACCTCGCCTATCTATCATTTACCACAACATTGAAAGCTGATTTTGACTATCTGATCGCTTCAGACGAATACTATGTGATGGATGATGAAACACGCCGTTACTTAACAGTGTTAGACGACGAATGGAATGATTGGACGTTGTTGGTTCAGGAAACCTGGTATTTTGATGCAGAGTACGAAGCTACCATTGATGTATCAACAGGAGAATTGCAGGAGTTAGTGCTGTCTAACGACCTGACCATCCAAACTGAAGATGAATATGGCAGCAGTCGTTCTTAG